The following is a genomic window from Gymnodinialimonas ceratoperidinii.
GAACGTGAGCGGGCAACAATGGCGCGCCATTCCAGCGGGCGGCGGCTATTTCCGTCTGACAACGCAGTTCCGCGAAGGGGCTAATGAGTGCCTCGAAAGCAACCGATCCGGCGGCGGGCCTGCGTTCATGGATATTTGCCAGAATGTGTCGGGCCAGCTTTGGCGCGCGATCCCGGCGGGCGGCGGCTACGTGCGGCTTACCAGTCAATTCCGCGAAGGATCGAACGAGTGCCTGGAAAGCAGTAGCCGCGCCGATGGACCGATCCGTATGGATCCCTGTGGCAACTTCTCGGGCCAGTTGTGGCGGTTTAACTAGGGCGCCCAAAAACGTAACGTACCTTGGCCCATTCGCGGGCTCACACTGCTGCGAATGGGTGACCTGACCGGGGCAATGCGTGGCAATCCGGGGCTCCGCCCGTGAATTTCCCAAAAGGTCCACTGGACCTTTTGCCCGGCCAAGGGCCGGGTGCGGAAATTCACCCTCCCGTGTGGCTCATATGCCGTGACATCTGACCATCGGCGACCTGTCGGGAATAGTCGAAATCGTGGCCTTTGGGCTTCTGCCCGATGGCCGCGCGGATGCGTTCTTCCAGTAGCGCGTCGTCCTCGCTGGCGCGCAGCGGCGCGCGCAGGTCGACCATGTCTTCCTGCCCAAGGCACATGTAAAGTTGCCCGGTGCAGGTCAGCCGCACCCGGTTGCAGCTTTCGCAGAAGTTATGGGACAGCGGCGTGATGAAGCCGATCTTCTGGCCGGTCTCGTTCAGCTGCACGTAGCGGGCAGGGCCGCCGGTGCGCTCGGCCAGATCGGTCAGGGTGAACCGCTCGGCCAGACGCGCGCGCAGGTCCTTGAGGGACCAATATTGGTCCAACCGGTCCTCGTTGCCGAGATCGCCCATCGGCATGACCTCGATGAAGGTCAGGTCCATTCCGCGATCGAGGCACCATTCCTGCAGGGTGAACAGCTCGTCCTCGTTGAAATTCTTCAGGGCGACCGCGTTGATCTTCACTTTCAGACCGGCGGCCAGCGCCGCGTCGATGCCGTCCATCACCTGCTTCAGGCGGCCCCACCGGGTGATCTCGGCGAATTTCTTCTCATCGATCGTGTCGAGCGAGATGTTGATCCGCTTCACCCCGGCCGCCGCGAGCGGCTCGGCAAACCGCGCCAGCTGGCTGCCGTTGGTGGTCAGCGTCAATTCCTGCAGGTCGCCGCTCTCCAGATGACGCGTCATGCCCTGGAAGAAGGTCATGATATCGCGCCGCACCAGCGGCTCTCCGCCGGTGATCCGCAGCTTGCGCACGCCCATACGAATGAAGGTGGAGCACATGCGGTCGAGCTCCTCCAGCGTCAGAAGCTCCTTCTTCGGCAGGAACTGCATGTTCTCGGACATGCAGTAAACGCAGCGAAAATCGCAACGGTCCGTGACCGAGACCCGCAGGTAGGTGATGGCGCGGGCGAAGGGATCGATGAGGGGGGCAGCCTGTGTCATGGGCGGACCCTATGCCTGCGCGCGCAGTCACACAAGGACCGGTTGATCACGGTCCGGTGCGGGCCTAATCTGGCCTGAACGCTGTTGAGAGGTATAGAATGACACGCGCAATTTCCCTTCTGGCCGTGCTTGCATTGGCAGGCTGTGCCAACGGCGGCCTTGGCGGTCTCCTCGGCGGCACCGGCCCCGCGACCGACACCGCGCCTGCTGCCGCACCAAGCGGCGAAGTGATCACCGAACCCGTCGTGGGAGAGGCAACCGCCGCAGATATCGCTCCCGCCGACAGCAGCACCCGTGCCGCCGCCGTGGCAGCTGGCGACACCGCGTCCGGCGACAGCGTGCGCGGCTTCACCGTCGCGAGCCTCGGCGACGCGACACGCCCCGGCCTCTGGATCGAGACGCCGCTGGTCGACCGGGAGCGCACCGCCACCGTCGTGGCCCCTGACGGCACCACCGTCGTGGTCACGGCCAGCCCGTCCGGGGGCGCCCGAGGCTCTGGCTCGCGCCTGTCTCTTGCCGCGTTTCAGGCCCTTGGGCTGAACCTCGCGTCGCTGCCCACCGTCACGGTGATCGCCGATTGACCGGCTGATCCCCACGCGCGCATCCTGGCCCGAAATGCGCCGGGCCTTCGCGTGGGATATCCCCGTGCAACTCAACCTAGCCCACGTCTGCTGCGAGCGATGGGCGCGGGCCGAGCCCGACCGCATCGCCGTGCGCCACATCGGCCCGCCGGACGAAGTCTGGACCTACGGTCAGTTGAAGGCCGCCTCCGATGGCCTTGCCGCGACACTGGCCGCGCGCGGGGTCACCCGTGGCGACCGGGTCGCGATCCTGATGGCGCAGAACCCGCGGGTGCTCGTCGCCCATCTGGCGGCCTTCAAGCTCGGCGCGATCTCGCTGCCGCTCTTCACGCTCTTCGGCGAGGATGCGCTGCGCTATCGCCTCGCGGACAGCGGTGCCAAGGCGGTGATCGTCGACGGCGACGTCGAAGACAAGCTGCGCGCCGTCTGTGACGCGCCGGTCGTTCTCTCCAGCGGATTCAGCCATGCGCGCGGAGGTGAGAGCCCGCTCGACACGGCCATGTCCGCCGCACCCCTGCGACGAGCCGTTGAAACCACCGCCGAGGACCCCGCGGTAATGATCTACACCTCCGGTACCACGGGCGATCCCAAGGGCGTGCTGCACGCCCATCGGTTTCTCTATGGCCATCTGCCCTGCATGGAGCTGGCGCAGGCGGGCTTCCCGCAACCGGGAGACGTCGGTTGGACACCGGCCGATTGGGCCTGGATCGGCGGGCTGATGGACATGGCGATGCCCTGCCTCTTCTACGGCATTCCCCTGATCTCGCACAGATTTCCCAAGTTCGACCCGGAGGAGGCCTTCGCGCTACTCGCCCGGGAAAAGGTCACCAACAGCTTCCTGCCGCCCACCGCTCTGCGCCTGATGCGGCAGGCGAAACCGCCCGCGGATCTCTCCCTCCGAGCGATTGGCTCGGGCGGCGAGGCCCTCGGCGCCGATCTCCTCGATTGGAGCCGCGAAAGCCTCGGCTGTCCGATCAACGAGTTTTACGGGCAAACGGAAGCGAACCTCGTCATCGCCGCTTGCGACGGTCCGATGCCCCGTCACCCCGGTGCGATGGGCCTCCCCGTGCCGGGCCACGAGGTCGCACTTCTGGGCCCGGACGACACTCCGACAAGCCCGGGCGAGGTCGGTGAAATCTGCGTCCGCGCCCCTGATCCCGTGATGATGCTGCGCTACTGGAACAAGCCCGAGGCGACCGCCGAAAAGATCGTCAACGGCTGGCTGCGCACCGGCGATCTCGCCATCCAGACCCCGGGTGGTCAGTTCATCTTCCATGCCCGCAACGACGATGTCATCACCTCCGCCGGCTACCGTATCGGCCCGGTCGAGATCGAGCAGGCCCTCTGCACCCATCCCGACGTGACCCTCGCAGCCGTCGTGGGCGTTCCCGATCCGATCCGAACCGAAGCCGTCGTCGCCCATGTCGTCCTGCGTGCCGGCGCCGATACCTCGGATATCGAAGCAACCCTTCAAAACCTCGTCCGCAGCAAGGTCTCCGCCCACATGGTGCCGCGTCAGATCGTGCTTGCCGATAGCCTGCCGATGACGACGACCGGCAAGATCCTCCGACGCGCGCTCCGCTAAACGCCGCGCCCCTTCATCTTTTCATAAATACGGCGGGGGTGCGGGGGCTGGCCCCCGCCACTCGGCGACGCAGTCGGCGACAGCACCCGGTTCACCCCGGCGCCCCCGCAGCTTTCTGCCGCAACCCCGACCTCAAGTCACATGCCCGCCCGAGATCTGGATCGCCTGCCCATTGACGCTCCGCGCGGCATGAGAGCAGAGCCAGAGCGCGGTTGCCGTGACTTCGTCGGTCGACAGCAGACGCTTGTGCCGATTGCCCCGCGCCAGAAGATCGCGGGCCTCTTCCTCGGACATGCCGCGACTCTCGGCGATCTGGGCGGCATTGCGCTCGACGACCGGCGTGTCGACATAGCCCGGGCAGATCGCGTTGAAGGTGATGTTGGAGCCCATGTACTCCTCCGACAGCCCCCGGATCAGCCCGATCACGCCGTGTTTCGAGGCGGTGTAGGCGATCGCGCCGGAGAGGCCGCGCAGCCCGGCGATGGAGGAAATCGCGATCATCCGCCCCCACTCGTCGCGGTCCAGCGTCGCCAGCGCCGCCTGAAAGGTCAGAAAGGTGCCATCAAGGTTCGTGGTCATCGTTTGGCGCCAATGATCCAGCGTTTCATGGCGGAACGGCGCGGGCTCGGCGATGCCCGCATTCGCCACGCAGACCGTGACCGGGCCGCGCAGACTGGCGGCGGACTTGAAGCCATCGCGCACCGACGCCTCTTGGGTGACATCCATCTCCAAGGCGTGCAGGCGCGGATGCATTGCCGCGACCTTGTCGAGCCGGTCCGCATCGCGGCCGGTGATCGTGACTTCCTGTCCCAGACCAGCCAACCCAAGTGCGATTCCAAGGCCGATGCCCGTGCTGCCGCCGGTGACCACCGCGTGCTGTCCCGTGTGCTTCATCTCGCATGACCCTCCGTTTGAACTCTCAGCCTGCCGCAAAGGTGCGGCACTGTATACGGGTGAAATGGCCATAAAAATGGGGGCTTGCCGTTGTCCCTCGCATCGCGTCTTGATAGTTGCCAATCGAGCGGCCCTTGGGCCTTGGGGGTAATCAACGGGGGGAAGAGCGATGAAAATCGGGGCTCCGAAAGAGATCGAAGCAGGTGAAGCGCGGGTGGCAATGACGCCGGACTCGGCGCGTCAGCTGCAAAAGCTTGGATTTGACTGTGTGATCGAGACCGGGGCGGGCAGCGCCGCGGGGTTCTCGGACGCCGCCTACAAGGCCGCGGGCGTCGAGGTCGTGAAGACCGGCGCGGCGCTGTGGAAAGCCGCCGACATCGTCGCCAAAGTGCGCCCGCCCACCACGACCGAGACCAAGCGCCTGCGCGAAGGGCAGCTTCTGATCTCGTTCTTCTACCCCGGTCAGAACGAAGACGGCATGGAGGCCGCGCGCAAGCAGGGCGCCAGTGTCATCGCCATGGACATGGTGCCGCGCATCAGCCGCGCCCAGAAGATGGACGCCCTGTCCTCCATGGCCAATATCGCGGGCTACCGCGCGGTGATCGAAGCGGGCAACAACTTCGGCCGCTTCTTCACCGGCCAGATCACGGCCGCGGGCAAGGTGCCCCCGGCCAAGGTTCTCGTCGTCGGCGCAGGCGTTGCGGGCCTCGCGGCCATCGGCACGTCCACCTCGCTTGGCGCCGTCACCTATGCCTTCGACGTACGCCCCGAAGTGGCCGAGCAGGTCGAGAGCATGGGCGCCGAGTTCGTCTATCTCGACTTCGAGGAGGAGCAACAGGACGGCGCGGCGACGGGTGGCTATGCCTCCGTCTCCTCGCCCGAGTTCCGCGAAGCGCAGCTGGCGAAGTTCCGCGAGCTGGCGCCTGAGATGGACATCGTCATCACCACGGCCCTGATCCCGGGCCGCGAGGCGCCCGAGCTCTGGACCGAGGACATGGTCGCGGCGATGAAACCCGGCTCGGTCATCGTCGACCTTGCCGCCGAGCGCGGCGGCAACTGCAAGCTGACCGTCAAGGACGAGAAGATCGTCACCGACAACGGCGTGACCATCATCGGCTACACCGACTTCCCCTCGCGCATGGCCGCGCAATCCTCGACGCTCTATGCCACCAACATCCGCCACATGATGACGGACCTGACGCCCGAGAAGGACGGCACGGTCGTACATGACATGGAGGACGACGTGATCCGCGGCGCGACCGTGGTCCATGCCGACGAAATCACCTTCCCGCCCCCACCGCCCAAGGTGGCCGCCATCGCGGCCAAGCCCAAGGCACCGGCGGCGAAAGAGCTGACGGCAGAGGAGAAGCGCGCGCAGGAGATCACGGCCTTCAAGGAGCAGACCAAGACGCAGGTGGGCCTCATCGCCATCGGCGCGGCACTGGTTCTGGCCGTGGGCCTGATCGCGCCGGCCAGCTTCATGCAGCACTTCATCGTCTTCATCCTGTCGGTCTTCATCGGCTTCCAGGTGATCTGGAACGTCGCCCATTCGCTGCATACGCCGCTGATGGCGGTGACCAACGCGATCTCCTCGATCGTGATCCTGGGCGCGCTGATCCAGGTGGGTTCCAGCTCGTTCCTCATCACCATCCTTGCCGCGGCGGGGATCTTCATGGCGGCCGTCAACATCTTCGGCGGCTTCCTCGTGACACGGCGCATGCTCGCCATGTTCCAGAAATCTTAAGGGGCCGGGGTCATGGATTTTGGATTCACCATTGCAGCCTACGCGGTTGCTGCCGTTCTTTTCATCCTCTCGCTCGGCGGCCTGTCGGGACAGGAAAGCGCCAAGAGGGCCGTCTGGTACGGCATCGCGGGCATGGCGATTGCCGTGCTGGCGACGCTCATCGGACCGGGGGCGGGGCTCTGGCTCCTGTCGCTGATCCTGATCGCGGGCGGCGCGGCGGTGGGCTACCAGCTCGCCACCAAGGTGCAGATGACGCAGATGCCCGAGCTTGTCGCGATCATGCACTCGCTCGTGGGTCTCGCCGCCGTCGTCGTGGGCTTCAACGCCCATATCGAACTGGCGCGTGTTGCGGGCATCTTCGCCGACGCCGGTCTGCCCTATCCGCAGCCCGAAGGCCCGTTGAGTGACGCGGCCTACCTGTTGTCCGGCTCGCTGGCGAGCTTCGGAGAGCTTCTGGCCAAGAAGACAGCCGTTGAGGTCGGTATCCTGCGGGTCGAACTGGCGCTCGGCATCTGGATCGGTGCAGTCACCTTCACCGGCTCTGTCGTGGCCTATGGCAAGCTCTCGGGCGGCTCCTCCATGCTGCCGTTCAAGATCGACACTTCGGCCAAGCAGCTGCCCGGCGGCCACATGCTGAACGCGGGCGCCGCGGCGCTTTCGGTGCTGCTGCTGATCCTCTACCTCTCGGGCGCGGGTGGCTGGACGCTGATCCTGCTGGCGGCGCTGGCACTCTTCATCGGCTACCACCTGATCATGGGCATCGGCGGCGCCGACATGCCTGTCGTGGTCTCGATGCTGAACTCCTACTCCGGTTGGGCGGCCGCGGCGATCGGCTTCTCGCTTGGCAACGACCTGCTGATCGTGGTCGGCGCGTTGGTCGGCTCTTCGGGTGCGATCCTCTCCTACATCATGTGCAAGGCGATGAACCGCAGCTTCGTGAGCGTCATCCTCGGCGGCTTCGGCGGCGCCAAGGGCGAGCAGATGGCGGTGGAAGGCGAGCAGGTCGCCATCGACGCGGACGGCGTGGCCAACGCGTTGAACGAGGCCGACAGCGTCATCATCATCCCCGGCTACGGCATGGCGGTGGCCCAGGCGCAGCAGGCGGTCAGTGAGTTGACCAAGAAGCTGCGGGCCAAGGGCAAGAACGTGCGTTTCGCCATTCACCCGGTCGCCGGGCGTCTGCCGGGGCACATGAACGTGCTGCTGGCCGAGGCCAAGGTGCCCTATGACATCGTGATGGAAATGGACGAGATCAACGATGATTTCCCCGATACGGACGTCGCCATCGTCATCGGCTCCAACGACATCGTGAATCCCGCCGCGCAAGACGATCCCAACAGCCCGATTGCCGGCATGCCGGTGCTCGAGGTGTGGAAGGCCAAGCAGGTCTTCGTCTCCAAGCGCGGGCAGGGCACGGGCTACTCCGGCATCGAGAACCCGCTGTTCTTCAAGGACAACACCCGGATGTTCTACGGCGACGCCAAGGCCTCGCTCGACGCGTTGCTGCCGAAGATCGACTGATACGATCCTTAAGTTTGCAGAGAGCCCCGCCCGATCCGGCGGGGCTTTTTCGTTTCTGTCCCGCTCGGGACCTCACGCAAATTCACTTTGGGACAACGCCCGGCCGATGTATCCTGCCGCCATTCCAGTTGTCATTTTTCATGAGGCCTCCCATGTTTCGAGCCCTTTTCAGCGCCACGCTCATCGTCCTTTCCGGTGCCGCAGCAAGCCTTGCGCCCCTGCAGGCACAGGCGACCGGCCACGGCTGCCTGCAAGTTCAATTCCCGCGCGGGGCCTATGCCCATACGGTCCACGGTCACGCCAACGCCCATCGATCGCAATGCTATTACCTGTCGGTGCGCCCCGGACAGCTTGCGCGGGTGCAGGTCACCTACGGGCCGGTCTTCTTCTCGACCACCCACACCCACGGCAATTACACCAACGTGGAGTTCCGGACGGTCAACGGGGATCTCTACGTCTACGTGCATACCGATTACGCCGGAAGCCAGCCCTACGGGATCGAGTTCGTGTTTGTCTGAATGCCACGTCCGAGATCAGGTCTGCGGGCTGGTCACGACGCGTCAGATGGCTATTGATGGGCGTGAAGGCTCACGCTGCCCCTGAAGGTTGATCCCGTTTGAACACCCCTGCGCATTTGATTTTCGGCGCCGCGGCCTTTGGTCAGCCTCACCACCGCTGGACAATCGCCGCCGCGCTGGCGGGCGGCTTGGCCCCGGACCTGTCGCTCTACCTGATGGTGGGATGGCATCTGGCCATTGCCGGGACCGAGGCCCGGGTGGTCTTCGGAGAGCTCTATTACTCCGACGCCTGGCAGGCCGTCTTCGCGGTCGACAATTCGATCCTGCTGTGGGGCGCGCTGCTGATCGTGGCGCTTGCGGCGGGTTGGCGTGTCCTCACGGCCTTTACGGGCGCGGCGCTGCTCCATATCGCCTTCGATCTGCCGCTCCATGCCGGGGACGGGCGGGCGCATTTCTGGCCGGTGAGCCGGTGGATCTACGACAGTCCCGTCAGCTATTGGGACCGGAGCCACTACGCGGGATGGGTCGGCCCGGCTGAATTGGCGATATGCATCCTACTGACGGCGCTGTTGTGGTGGCGCGTCTCGGATTGGCGCTGGCGCGCGGGCTTCGCGCTGCTGCTCCTCGCCGAGTTCATGTCCAACAACATCTGGCGCTTCATATTCTGACCCGAGCCACAGGCCTATTTCGTGAGGATCAACTTGCCCGCCCGGGTGATGCGAAGCGTATAGGTCTTGTCGTCGAGCACGATCATCGCGGTACCCTCGTCGCCGACAAGTCGCTGCGCATCATAGACAGGGTTGCTCGGCGGACGCATTGCCGGCGGCGTGCGGTCGGGATCGGAGAGGCGGGTTTGCAGGGTCATGGGAGGGGGCTCCTTTGCATCGGGTTGGTTGAGGCAATCCTTACTAAATGAGTCGGACTTGTCAATCCTGACAAAAACAATCGGATGTTGGCTTGGGCCACAGGGGGCGCTCTCGGGATTCAGGCAGCAACGCAACGGTCGCAAAGCCTTCTTGAGCGGGGGAATTGAACCGGCGTGACGTGCGTGACATCACGAGGGTCATGAGTGACACGACGCACCCTGACCCGGACGCCAACCCGCAACGGCCATTGCGGATAAGGGCGGAGTCCAAACGCGATCCCCGAACACAGTTCGCGGGTTTGCCGTTTCGCGTGGTCAAGGGCGACAAGGGCAAGAAGATACAGATCCTGCTGGTGACCTCGCGAGAGACGAAGCGGTGGATCATTCCCAAGGGCTGGCCGATGGATGGCCTGACCCCCGGCGAGGCTGCCGCGCAGGAAGTCTGGGAAGAAGCGGGCGCGATCGGCAAGCCCTATGACGTGTGCCTCGGCCTATACTCCTACCGAAAGTGGATGAATGAGGACACGGCGCTGCCGGTCATCGTTGCCGTGTTCCCGGTGAAGGTGCGACGGCTGGAAAAGGAGTATCCGGAGGTTGCCGAGCGCCGCCGGAAATGGTTCAGCCTGAAGAAAGCGGCGCAGAAGGTGGAAGAGAAAGACTTGCAGCAGCTGATCGCGACCTTCTCGCTGGATCGGCTAAAATGACGGTTGCGCTTGAAGCGCGGTAAAATTCGCATAGATTCCAAGTGTTATGATCAGATACGCGTTGAAATGTGGCGAAGGCCATCAGTTCGAGAGCTGGTTCCAATCGGCGGAGGCCTTTGAGGGACTGGCCGCGCGCAGCCTGCTGAGCTGCGCGATCTGTGGCGGGGCTGACGTATCGAAAGCGATGATGGCACCCCGCGTGACGTCCGAACCGGACGCCCCGGCGGCTGCATCCGGTGCTGTGGCTGAGACAAAGCGGCCCCTCTCCGCGCCCGCCCACCCCGCCGAGGCCGCGTTGCGCGCCTTGCGGAGCTTCGTGGAAAAGAACTCGACCAATGTTGGCAGCAACTTCGCACGCGAGGCACGGGCGATGCATCTTGGTGATATCCCGGAGAAGCCGATCTACGGACAGGCAGCCCCGGACGAGGCCAAGTCGCTGATCGAAGACGGCGTGCCGATCCTCCCGCTTCCCGGCGTGCCGGGTGACAAGGCCAACTAGGGCTTGAAGCGTCATCGCTCGGTGCCTGGGTTTCGCGCCAGATCGAGCGAGGTGCGGAGGCAGCGGGGGATTTCCGTATTTAAGAAAAGATGAAGGGGGCGGTCAGCGCCACGTGCCGTAATCGGGGGTGACGCCTTTGGCGAGGAGCTCTTGGGCGTCCTCGGCGTCCCGCATATGTTCCATGCGGCGCACGGATTGGGCGACTGCGCGGGCGATCTCCCTGTCCGGGACACCCTGCGCCTGCATTTGGGCAACGGTCTCTTTGCCTTGCGGTGCCAGTGGTTGCGGGAAGAGGACCGCGTCCAGCGCGTCGAAAGGGGTTTGCGATGCCTCTTCAAGGGCAGCCATGCGGCGGGCGTAATCGGGAGAGGCGCGCAGGGCGTCGCGCGCGCGCGCGTGCCATGCGAGCGCGGTTTCGTAGAGGTCCGAGAGGGTCGGGTCGGCAAGGTAGCCTGCGACGTGGGCGCGCGTTGGCTCGGCGTAGCGGAGAAGCTGGCGCTGCTCTGTCTCGTTTCGGTTGAAGATGCCGTAGTAGGTCGCGTCGTATTTGTCGGGCTTGGCGTTGACGTTGCCGCGCGCGGCGCGGCGCAGAAAGGCCTCGGCGCTTTGGGTGGCGAAATGGGCGATTTCGGCATGGGCATAGCCGAGCGTCGCGAGGGACGACCGCCACATGCCCTCCATGAAGCCGTGTGTCATCGGCTTGGCGGAGCCGTTGACCCATTCCCGCGCGTGCAAGGCGGACTTGTCGCTTCCCTTGATCGTCGGGCGATGGATGCCGAGTTTCATGTTGTCGAAGGGCTGGAACAGCGTTTTCACGCCCCATCCCTTGCGGAAGAGATCCGGGGCGCCGCGGGTGTAGGCCTCGGTCACGGGCATGTCCGTCCAGTCGCTATGTCCGTTGGCGCCCATCATGCGCCAGGTCAGCGCGAAGCCATCGGCTTGGGGCGCCGTCGCGAGGAGATCATCGAGTTGCCCCGCGCCGGTCCTGATCGAAAGGTATTCGTCGACGTCCAGCGCGATGAGCCACTCGCTATCCGTCACCTCGGGCAGCTTCATGGCGCGGCGCAGCGCGAGGGGCTGCGCCTTTCCGCCGTCGGGCACCTTGTTGCGGTGGTGGGTCACTTCGCCCATCTGTTCGAGCCGGTCGAGCAGCGCATCGGTGCCATCGCTGCAATCGTTGGTGAAAACGACGATGCGATCGAAACCGATGATACGGTGATGGGCGATCCAATGCAGCAGGAAGGGCGCCTCGTCCTTCATCATCGTGACGATGGTGCGGCCGGGCATCCGCTCAGACCTCCGGGCCGTGGCGGAGCAGCCCGCCCTCGACGTCGAGCGCGCGGGCTTCGCGGTCGGAGAGGGTGTGGAGATCATCGAAGAGGGCGCGGTAGGCGGGCTCCGGATCAGGGCTGGCGGCGATCTCGCCCAGGCGGTCTTTCACCGGTTGTGCGAAACCATGGGCGCCGGCCCGCCAGTCGACCTTGGCCCGCCAACGGTCGTAGTCGGGGGCGGCGTAGTGCAGGAGGTGTGCGCCCTCGGGCGCGCCCCAGACCGGACCGGGCGTGCGCGCGCCCTCGGCGTCAGTGGCCCAATGGAGTTTCATCCGCAGCCCCTGCTGGCCCGCGCGGTGGAAGCTCTTCCCCTCCGGGTGGTAGGTCAGGCCGAAACGGGCGCGCAGGAGGGGCGCCTTGTCGCCGTAGACCCGGTCCACCGCGGCGCGCTCGATGGGGGTGCGAAAGGCCTCGGACCCGTCGGAGAGACGCAGCTGTTCGGCGCTGAGAACCCGCAATGACAGAGCCTCGTCCGGCAGGCTGTCGAGCGCCGCGTTGATGGGCCGATCGCGGAGCCACATCAGCTCGTCTGCGTCGAGAACGAGGAGCCAGCCTTCGCGGAGCTCGCGGTAGGCCAGCGTCAGTACCGCGCGTTGGCGACGGGTGAAACGGGCGTCAGGCTTGACGCCGGCCTGCGCCCAGAGCTCCGGCGTGCAGGGGCGCGCATCGATGCGCGGCTCGCCCGCGAGGCGGGGCAGACAGGGGTCGTTCGGGTCGTCAAGAAAGAGGATGATCCGCGCGGCGCCCTGGCCCAGATGCCAACGCAGGAAACGTTCGAGGATCGGCCAAGGCTCACGCGCGATGGTGGCGACGGTGAAGGTCATGGCTCGGCGGGGGCTTCGGCCATGCGTTCCAGCAATTGCGCGAAGTCGTCTCGTTCGCGCAGTTTCGCGGCGCTGTCGCGGTGGAACGCGAGCGAGGCCTCGTGCCATTCGCGCAGCGTCGGGTCGGACATCAACTCGGCGCGAATTTCAGCGTACTTTGGATGGCCCGCTACGGCCCGGGTGTCGACGGTTCCCGGCGCGTTGTAATCGCGCCAGTATCGCACGGCACGCTCATCATCGAGGCGCGGGGCACCCACGACATCGCCGCGTGACACCTTCATCAGGTAGCCGTCTTCGGAGCGGATTGCGTAATGGTTGAACTGCGCCAGATCGTTCGAGCCGATCGGTTCCACCGCCTTGGCCTTGCCATTCACCCAGTCGTCGGAGAACACGCGGCCCGATCCATCGATCCAGCGGTATCCCGTGTCCGAAAAATCATGGCGTCGGGGGCGATGGTTGCGTCGCACCGAGAACTTGATCTTGTTGTGGAACATCGTCTTGATCGCGTTCGAGAGCCTCTTGCCCGTCTCGGCCGCGTGTTCGTAATCCTTCGATTGTACGGTGAACTGACGCGTCGCCGGAAGATCCTCGATCCGCGAGACACCGGAAGACCCGAACGGCATGGAGGTGAAAGAGACCACGTCGAAGCCGCCCGCAGCGTCGTGGAGGGCCTGCAAGGTGCCGTCTCCGGTCCAGACCTGAAGAAACTCGTCCACATCGGTGAAATAGATCCAACCGGCATCCTTGTAGATGGTGAACAAGGTGGCGTAGCGCACCGCCATGACCTGCCAGTTGGTCTTCTCCGGGAACAATGACTTGGGGTTGGCCACGTGCTTGAGGTTTATCAGCTTCTCAAGGCGATCAAGGATGCGGTCGGTGTGGTCGTTGCAATCATTTGTGACCACCATGAAGCTGTCGAAACCCACGGCCATGTGATGGGCGACCCAATCGATGATATAGGGGCCCTCGTTTTTCATCGCGGTGACGATCAAGGCGGGTTGGTTTTCCAGCATCAGCGCAGATCCCGATAAAGAAGTTCTGCGTCGAAGGAGGCGGAAAGCGCCTGAAGGGCCTCCGTCAGGTCCGCGTCTGCAGGATCGGCCCAGACGTCGGGGTTGGTGATGAAGCCCGCTTCGGCGAGTTGCCCGGCGGCCGTGGGGAAATC
Proteins encoded in this region:
- a CDS encoding glycosyltransferase family 2 protein codes for the protein MLENQPALIVTAMKNEGPYIIDWVAHHMAVGFDSFMVVTNDCNDHTDRILDRLEKLINLKHVANPKSLFPEKTNWQVMAVRYATLFTIYKDAGWIYFTDVDEFLQVWTGDGTLQALHDAAGGFDVVSFTSMPFGSSGVSRIEDLPATRQFTVQSKDYEHAAETGKRLSNAIKTMFHNKIKFSVRRNHRPRRHDFSDTGYRWIDGSGRVFSDDWVNGKAKAVEPIGSNDLAQFNHYAIRSEDGYLMKVSRGDVVGAPRLDDERAVRYWRDYNAPGTVDTRAVAGHPKYAEIRAELMSDPTLREWHEASLAFHRDSAAKLRERDDFAQLLERMAEAPAEP